The window CCGCACTCCTGCCCCGAGCTCACTTCAGTGCAGAAGGTGCGGTCCCGACGCAGGGCCAGCACAGTGGCGGAGGCCGGCTGGAACTCTGCGCACGTACATGCGCACGCACGGTGAGAACAGCGCAaaaaggaggtgaagaagaaggaCTGAGCAGACACCCACCGTACTGGCCCCGCTCGTCTGAGGAGTATCGGTACTTGAGAGAGTCGTCTGTGGCGGCCACGCCTTTGGTGCGCAGCTCTTCAATGGCATAAATGTCCAACATGATGTGGTCCTCGTCCCCGGCACCCTTCCCCTGGGACTTTAActacgcgcgcacacacacacacacacacacacacacacaccagcacttGCAGGTCTGTTCAACTGTCGCTCTAATTTATGCAACATTCTTCACAAAGCTAGAGACTCAAGGACGCCCTGGGGGACAGGGGCGGAGCATTCCCGTGCACACAGATGTACACCAGGTATTTATGAGCCAAGACTCAGCGCCCACCTGTGCcgccttcttctcttcctcaaaAGCAGCCAGGTCCACGTTCAGGCCTTTCTCCTCAGCGATGAGGGAGGTCAGGTCCAGAGGGAACCCGTAGGTGTCGTACAGCAGCCACGCAGTGTCACCTGCACGGTGCACAAACAGGTGTGAGGCTGAAAAAGCAGGTGCAGCGTTGGTGAGAGACCAGGAGGACATTTACCTGGGACGGTCTTTGACTCTCCCAGACTGATGATCTTCCGGTCGAGGATCCGGCGCCCTCTGCTGAGCGTTTTCAGGAACTGCACTTCCTCCTCGTTAATGACGTCCTTCACCATTTCCGGGTCTTTTCTCAACTCTGGGAAGGCGTCACCCTGGAAGGACGAGTGGGTCCAGAGGTGAGGGCTCCAGCGGAGGCCGGGGGGCTACACgaggccacacacacaaataatttTGAAGAGCTCACCAGAGATTTGACCACCACGTCGACCAATGAGGCAAAGAATCCTCTCTGAGCTCCCAGCTTCTCGTGGGAGTAGCGGACGGCCCGGCGCAGGATCCTCCTCAACACATATCTAAATGTGACCAAAGACCAAATCTTAAACAGGGGCTTCAAAAGCCGCCAGGATAAGGACATTCCTCCCGAGCCGAGTCGGCCTCACCCTCTTCCCGTGTTGTCAGGCCGACCGCCATCCGACAGGGCGATGGTGAGGGTGCGTGCGTGGTCGGCCAGGACGCGGTAGGCCATGTCGATGCCGTCCACGTCCTCAGCACCTACTTTCCCAGTGTAGGGCCGAGCACCTGTCCCCTGAAACAAAGACAGGTGTGAGTAAAGCCCGTCCGAGTGGGCCTGGACCCCCCAGGAAGCTGCTCCAGCTGGACTGGAACTGCTGTCTGAGGGGGGCCAAGCTTCCACAGCTCAGCAACCAGCTGGTCCCACCTGCTGAATGGCTTCAAAGTAGGGCAGGAAGAGGTCCGTGTCGTAGTTGGACATCTTGTTCTGCAGGACGGACACCAGCCGCTCCAGGCCCATCCCCGTGTCGATGCTCTTCTTAGGCAGAGGCTTCAGGACGCTTTCAGACTCTCTACAGAGGGAGGGGCAGAAGAGTCAGGCTCCACCGTTCACTTAAAGACAGATCCCTCAGAGGTGGTGCTGGATGGACACCACTGAGCGTTGAGGGGGACCCCTTCCACTAAAGGGCCACAGGCACAAGCAGCTTCCGTTACCTGTTGAACTGGATGAACACCAGGTTCCAGATCTCCAGGACATTGGGGTCGTCCATGTTGACCAGGTGAGACGCGTCCCTCCCTCCGATGCGATCGTAGTGGATCTCGCTGCAGGGGCCGCAGGGCCCGGTGTCGCCCATTTCCCAGAAGTTGTCCTTCATGCTGCCGGGCAGGATGCGAGCCTCGTCCATTCCCAGATTGATCCAGAGCTGTTTGCACTCCAGGTCGGCCTCCAGGCCCGCCTCCTCGCTACCGCCAAAGTAGGTGACATAAAGACGGTCTATGGAAATCCCGAACTCCTGAGTCAGGAGCTCCAAGGCCATCTTACAGGCCAGTTGCTGCACAGGTGGAGGACAAAAGGTGGAGAAGACAACGGTGTCAGTACGACCGGTGGGTTCAGAGCTCCGTGGGACCATCAAGGTTCTGTGGGTCCGGCACCTTGAAGTAGTCGCCGAAGGACCAGGACCCCAGCATCTCGAAGAAGGTGTGATGGTAGACGTCTTTGCCCACATCGTCCAGGTCATTGTGTTTGCCTCCTGCACGGATGCACTTCTGGGTGTTGGCGGCACGCCGCAGCTTGGCCATGGGGTGGGACGGGTCGATGGTGTTGAGGAAGATGGGCTTGAACTAATCAGAGCGCACAAGAGGCCGGTCAGGGCTGCGTTCAGGGGAGCGTTTGCTCCGGCAGGTCACACGCGCTCTCACCTGGTTCATGCCCGCATTGGCGAACAGCAGCGTGGGGTCATCCAGCGGCACGGTGGCCGACGAGTGCACGTAGCTGTGCTCGTGGCGGAGGAAGAAGTCAATGAACTTCTGGCGGATCTGAGCTGCAGTCAAAGTGGAATCCATTCTGAATCAGGCCTCTGGAGACAAGAGAAAGCAGAGCGGCGTCAGGCGGCAGGTCGGGGAACTGGTTTTGCCACCAACTGGTTCCAGTGGAGCGCTGCGGGACACGGTTCAGACGACCCAGGAGGAACCGCCACAAGGCTGAACCCTGTGCTCTCCAGCTGCTTTGTGACGTGCAAAAGAGGCGGTTGTGCCTGCAGCGTTGGGGCCGCCATTAGGGGCTGTTTGGACACGCGTGCTCTCAGGgcttttcttcagctcctccagcgcAGCGACAACACCTGTTTTAGCTACTTACCTGGTGCTCATCCACCCCCGACGGAGAAGCAGCGAGGCCCTGATCCAACAGTTCAGGGGTGCTACGGAGGAGCACTGACCACCAGCACCGACACAGCTTCAGcaaattaaaaagcaacaaagcTGAATTCCTCTCGGGGGAGCGTGATCAGGAAGGAAGGCCCATCTGATGCCCTCAGCTCCCCGGGGCCACCACAGCCCGTAAACAGCCCCCATCCCCATCCTGACTACGGCAGCACCATGCTGGCAACCACGgcgctgcggctgctgctgggatggaaACCAGCTGGAGAAAACCGCGCATATAAACCGTTGATTAAAGAAATGTAACAATATCTATATTATTATAAGAACTGAGCATCCTGCACATGCAGTCTGTCCAATAGGGAGGTTGGCTGGACCAAAGCTGTCAAAGCGCTGCTCGACACCCGCATCCAGAGGTGGATGTGGTCGAACCTACCTGCTCAAGCTGACAGCGCTCCCAACACCTGGAGAGCCCGTCCAGGTGTATCCTGGACCAGGCGTTAGCCGGGTAGGCTAGCTACCGctctcacacagacaaacacacgcacactttaCACACAACGGTGCATAAAACGCTAGGTTCGGACGCGGCGGGACACGCAGCAGCCAGGCCGGCCGAATACTCACAGAAATCGCCTTTTTGCCAGAATGACGCTCCGAAGACTCCTTTGGAACTCCTTTTAACTCACGCTGCTCGGCCGACAGACCAAGTGCTCTCTGAGCGCTTGGACACGCCCACAGACCACCTGATTGGTCTAGAGGCGCCGCTGCAGCCGCGATCGTGCATTCCTATTGGTCGATCTTGGTGCCACTCATTTCCCGGCCCGCCACTTTAATGGCCCCGATTCTTCGGCTGATGCAATGGAAAAGGCCGATGTCAGTGTttgattttattgtattttcttAATTAACAGGCGAGATTATCCATTCGTCGCCAACAGATGTTTGTAACCTATTAATTCGTGATATTCCCTAGTTATATTCATTTGATTTGTGTCCCAACTGCATCGTTTGGCGCCCTTTCGACAATCTGTGATTTTGAGACGCAATCTCGTGAATTAATATCTGCTAATGTCGCAAATCTTCGAATGAGCGGTTTGTTTTCACCGATGCGATTTCCTTCACGGCCACGCAATCGCGGAACCCCTTTCCCGCTTATTTCTGTTTCTTGGGGGACACATTTCGGCGTTGCGCAGGGCTCGCGGTGGCGCTGCTCAGTTCCGGTTAGTGTGGACGCCATGCCGACGGATACCAAACGTGTCCGCGGGCCGGACGTCTCCCAGAGCCCGTCGCTGTTTGTGTGCCAGCCAGCGGACGGTGTGTCCCCGCAGGGCCCGAGAGCCGACGGCCGGCGGCGGGACCAGGTGGACGTGCGGCCGGTGTTTGTCCGGTGCGGCCTGGTGAGCCAGGCTAAAGGCTCCGCGTACATCGAGGCTGGAAACACCAAGCTGATGTGCTGCGTTTACGGCCCcagagaaacagaaaggaaaGACGAGACCGACATGAAATGTGGACGGCACGTACCTTTATTCACTTCTATGAATAAATGCGCATGTGTTTTGGATGTGCGCGGCCCAGGCGTCTTTATGAACTTGTGTGACGGTACCAGACTTGATGATGTGTTTGACGCCTGTTTCCGGTTCTGTCCAGACTGACCACTGACATGCGCTTTGCTCCGTTTTCCTGCCCGGAGAGAGGATCCTGGATTCAGGGAAGCCAGGAGAAGGATTTTTCCACCATGCTGCAGGAGAGTCTGCAGCCCGCCGTGTGCCTTCACAAGTATCCCCGCTCCCAGATCGAGGTCAACATGATGGTTCTGGAGAACAGTGGTTCGGTTCTGGCCCACGCCATCACCTGTGCTTCTCTGGCACTGGCAGATGCTGGGATTGAAATGTATGACCTGGTGTTGGGATGCTCCCTCCGTCAGAACGGTGCCTCTTACGTGGCCGATCCGACCTCCGCGGAGGAAAACGACCGGGGTCCGGACCAGAGCCGGAACCAGGGCAGCCTGACGGTGGCGTTCCTCCCCAGCCTCAACCAGATCTCTGGACTGCAGTCAGACGGAGAAATGTCGGAGGACACACTGACGGCCGGGGTGCGGACCTGCATCGAGGGCTGTTATAAACTGTACCCGCTGGTCCAGCAGGTGctgagcaggtgtgtgagcagggCCGCCTGTGCACCGCCCCCCCGCTGAGCACCGCCCCCCCCGCTGAGCACCGCCCCCCCGCTGAGCACCGCCCCCCCGCTGAGCACCTGTGGTGCAACcagtccgccattaaactgtgtTCCTCGTTAGTCGTTCTGGATTGTTTCCACATTCTCTgaataccacacacacacacacggtgtggAGCTCAGacttcctggggggggggggtgttgctgcaTGACCTCCCGTGTTTGAGTGGAAACGACTGAGAACAACAACATAAAACACCACAGTGTGACTCTGATGTGTCTGAGACAGTGGGGGCTCGTTCTGAGGGGCTCGGTTCTTGTCAGGTCCATTACGGCCTGCGAAGCTTTGAGCTGGAGCTTGTTCAGACCCGAACACTAGAGGGCGCCACTTCACTCTGAGGCAGCTCAGCATGACGCCCCGCGGCTGCGTTGagactcattcattcatttgtagtgattttttttaaaggggacatggaaataataaatgttgaaaataaTAAAGGTTAAAATGTTAAACATTAACGACCAGTGATGGTGACGACAGTGACGCGCTCGTAGGGAGGGTTTCCTGGAGGATCTCCCAGACCAGGATCAGAGCATCAGCCAGTTCCTTGGTGGTCTGTGATGGAGCGGGGAGACCATGAACCAGCAGGGCTTCAGAAAACTGTCAGGGGACCCTGTTGGTCCCCCCCAGCAGTCTGAGCCTGCAGAACagcaacagaacagcagcagaacagcaacagaacagcagcagaacagcaacagaacagtagcagaacaacagcagaacaggaaCAGAACAGtaagaacagcagcagaacagtaaCAGAACAGTagcagaacaacagcagaacaggaaCAGAACAGTAAcagaacaacagcagaacagtaacagaacagcagcagaacagtagCAGAACAGGAACAGAACAGCAAcagaacaacagcagaacagtaacagaacagcaacagaacagcagcagaacaggaacaGAACAGTAACAGAACAGTagcagaacaacagcagaacaggaacagaacagcagcagaacagcaacagaacagcagcagaacagcaacagaacagcagcagaacagcaacagaacagcagcagaacagtaaCAGAACAGTAAGAGAACAGCTGGATGATGAACAAGAAAGTTCTAGAAGGCTCCAGaagcaggtggagcaggtggaggaggtggagcaggtggagcaggtggagcaggtggaccaggtggaccAGGTGCACCTGAGGACCTGGGACCAGGATCAGATGGTGACATGGTTGAGTGGAGCTTCACGGTCGTTCTCACCTCATTCAGCCATGAGAGGAAATGGACCTGAACTGAACGTCCTCCACCTCAGCCTCATGTGACCCCACCAGGGAAGTTATGGCGTCCCACCAGCTCCTGTCCTGGGACCAGTCACCCATGACAGGCTTCTTCCTGCCACCacctgtggtgcacctgtggcCTTTCACACAGGTTGGACATCAGGCTGAGATGTTTGACCACGAGTCCATCGGCTCCAGACGGGAGGTTACTGTCATTTTATCATGACTCTAATCGGTTCATTTGGAATTAGCTTTGCTATCGCTAATCAAAGCTAACTTGTCTCATCAAATCTGATCAGCAcattcctccccctccatgTGCCACTGCTAGTGTGTTACACCTGTACAGAGCCGGACggatcctgcccccccaccagaccTGAGCCGGGCggatcctgcccccccaccagaccCAGGCCGGACggatcctgcccccccaccagaccCGAGGGAGATGGagcctgcccccccaccagaccTGAGGGAGATggatcctgcccccccaccagaccTGAGCCGGACggatcctgcccccccaccagaccTGAGCCGGGCggatcctgcccccccaccagaccCAGGCCGGACggatcctgcccccccaccagaccCGAGGGAGATggatcctgcccccccaccagaccTGAGCCGGACggatcctgcccccccaccagaccTGAGCCGGGCggatcctgcccccccaccagaccCAGGCCGGACggatcctgcccccccaccagaccCGAGGGAGATggatcctgcccccccaccagaccCGAACCAGATG is drawn from Takifugu rubripes unplaced genomic scaffold, fTakRub1.2, whole genome shotgun sequence and contains these coding sequences:
- the exosc6 gene encoding exosome complex component MTR3, whose product is MPTDTKRVRGPDVSQSPSLFVCQPADGVSPQGPRADGRRRDQVDVRPVFVRCGLVSQAKGSAYIEAGNTKLMCCVYGPRETERKDETDMKCGRLTTDMRFAPFSCPERGSWIQGSQEKDFSTMLQESLQPAVCLHKYPRSQIEVNMMVLENSGSVLAHAITCASLALADAGIEMYDLVLGCSLRQNGASYVADPTSAEENDRGPDQSRNQGSLTVAFLPSLNQISGLQSDGEMSEDTLTAGVRTCIEGCYKLYPLVQQVLSRCVSRAACAPPPR
- the aars1 gene encoding alanine--tRNA ligase, cytoplasmic, coding for MDSTLTAAQIRQKFIDFFLRHEHSYVHSSATVPLDDPTLLFANAGMNQFKPIFLNTIDPSHPMAKLRRAANTQKCIRAGGKHNDLDDVGKDVYHHTFFEMLGSWSFGDYFKQLACKMALELLTQEFGISIDRLYVTYFGGSEEAGLEADLECKQLWINLGMDEARILPGSMKDNFWEMGDTGPCGPCSEIHYDRIGGRDASHLVNMDDPNVLEIWNLVFIQFNRESESVLKPLPKKSIDTGMGLERLVSVLQNKMSNYDTDLFLPYFEAIQQGTGARPYTGKVGAEDVDGIDMAYRVLADHARTLTIALSDGGRPDNTGRGYVLRRILRRAVRYSHEKLGAQRGFFASLVDVVVKSLGDAFPELRKDPEMVKDVINEEEVQFLKTLSRGRRILDRKIISLGESKTVPGDTAWLLYDTYGFPLDLTSLIAEEKGLNVDLAAFEEEKKAAQLKSQGKGAGDEDHIMLDIYAIEELRTKGVAATDDSLKYRYSSDERGQYEFQPASATVLALRRDRTFCTEVSSGQECGVLLDQTSFYAEQGGQTFDEGFMVREDDSTGDRMEFTVKNTQVRGGYVLHVGTVYGTLKLGDQVTLHVDEARRRLVMSNHTATHILNFALRGVLGEADQRGSLVAPDRLRFDFTAKGALSTGEVRRTEEIACALIKEAKTVYALDAPLAQAKAIQGLRAVFDETYPDPVRVVSIGIPVEELLKDPDSTAGSLTSIEFCGGTHLQNSAHAAPFVIVSEEAIAKGIRRIVAVTGGEAQKAQRKAEVLHQALSALSAKVQQQAAPNKDVQKEIADMTESVGTAVISQWRKDEMREAVKGLKKVMDDLDRSYKADIQKRVLEKTSEVIQNKPNQPLLIMEMETGASAKALNESLKLLKSQSPQTAAMLFTVDPDAGKVTCLCQVPQEVASRGLKASEWVQELCPLLDGKGGGKDMSAQATGKNTQGLQEALQVADRFARMKLGEN